The following proteins are co-located in the Phycisphaerales bacterium genome:
- a CDS encoding TIGR01777 family oxidoreductase: MSKTSSYTRVSAFMANAKPSPPTVGRVRSMGSLEFTSWPTLPRVPLRLAISGSRGLIGAALIEQLQDSEVLRLVRHKPTSPAEAPLLPPDPAALEGLDAVVHLAGEPVATGRWTKAKRQAIYSSRVDTTRALAKALAQLRDPPRTFIVASGAHYYGHQGDAELTEDSGLGSGFFPEVVRDWEAAADPARAAGIRTVHLRIGIVLSPRAGALAAMLPAFRLGFGVVIGRGDQWWPWIGLPDTVAAIRHVLNTPELRGPVNLTSPQPVTSREFAATLARVLDRGLFARAPGWALRAAMGEKADGVLMSTRVLPAKLRRSGFQFSEPALEQALRASMDRPAR; this comes from the coding sequence ATGTCGAAGACGTCGTCGTACACCCGGGTCTCGGCGTTCATGGCCAATGCTAAACCATCGCCGCCGACCGTGGGGCGCGTCCGCAGCATGGGCTCGCTCGAGTTCACCAGCTGGCCAACACTTCCCCGCGTGCCCCTCCGACTCGCCATCTCCGGCAGCCGCGGCCTCATCGGCGCCGCGCTCATCGAGCAGCTCCAGGACTCTGAGGTCCTGCGGCTCGTGCGGCACAAGCCGACCTCGCCCGCCGAGGCTCCACTCCTGCCGCCCGATCCCGCCGCACTGGAGGGGCTCGACGCCGTAGTCCACCTCGCGGGCGAACCCGTGGCGACCGGTCGCTGGACGAAAGCCAAGCGGCAGGCGATCTACTCCAGCCGCGTCGACACCACGCGCGCCCTCGCCAAGGCCCTCGCGCAGCTCCGCGATCCGCCGCGCACCTTTATCGTCGCATCCGGAGCCCATTACTACGGCCACCAGGGCGACGCCGAGCTGACCGAGGACTCGGGCCTGGGCAGCGGGTTCTTCCCCGAGGTCGTGCGTGATTGGGAGGCCGCCGCAGACCCCGCGCGGGCCGCGGGCATCCGCACCGTACACCTCCGCATCGGCATCGTGCTCTCTCCCCGTGCCGGGGCCCTCGCCGCCATGCTCCCGGCGTTCAGGCTCGGGTTCGGGGTCGTGATCGGTCGCGGGGATCAGTGGTGGCCGTGGATCGGTCTGCCCGACACCGTCGCCGCGATCCGGCACGTGCTGAATACGCCCGAACTCCGCGGGCCCGTGAACCTGACCTCACCACAGCCCGTCACCAGCCGCGAGTTCGCCGCCACGCTCGCGCGCGTGCTCGACCGCGGCCTGTTCGCCCGAGCGCCGGGCTGGGCCCTCCGTGCCGCGATGGGCGAAAAGGCCGACGGCGTGCTGATGAGCACGCGCGTGCTGCCCGCAAAGCTCCGCCGCTCCGGGTTTCAGTTCAGTGAGCCGGCGCTGGAGCAGGCGCTGCGGGCTTCGATGGATCGACCGGCACGTTGA
- the polX gene encoding DNA polymerase/3'-5' exonuclease PolX has product MPAANQALASLLHEMSQMLDLLGEDSFRASSHARAARAIEDLPHDIASMDRKQLLEVQGIGPKMADKILEFAATGEVKEHKELASRVPPGLLMLLQIPGLGPKIVRAMWTQCSICDIPSLKKCIDDGTILGVPRMGQKQVNKIKAAIALAEQGQQRLWLGRAYALAERFASRLRELPMVERVEPAGSLRRGRDTVGDIDILVAIRPGHDHEAAQIGEAFRTTPGVTQVLVAGDNKSSVRASLNFDVGRWKRTVDEGEQGPTIQVDLRVLPLASWGAALMYFTGSKEHNVRLRERALKMGMTLNEWGLFPEDDEKTPPQARGVKPVAAATEEEVYAALKLPYIPPECREDRGECDCNTPIRLVEVADIKAELHAHTTASDGQLSIEELAEAAKARGYHTIAVTDHSRSSAVAGGLTVERLLTHINAVRSAKVKGITILAGSEVDILADGTLDYPDDILKQLDIVVASPHAGLTQDPPTATARMLKAIGNPYVHIVGHPTGRLINRRAGLSPDLAAIIKAAQEHDVALEINSHWMRLDLRDSHVREAVKAGCKIAIDCDVHARDEFDNIRFGVATGRRGWLTPELCINTWDAERLHGWLKSKGGR; this is encoded by the coding sequence ATGCCCGCCGCGAACCAGGCTCTGGCGTCCCTGCTGCACGAGATGTCCCAGATGCTCGACCTGCTGGGTGAGGATTCCTTCAGGGCCAGCTCCCACGCCCGCGCAGCCCGCGCCATCGAAGACCTGCCCCACGACATCGCATCCATGGACCGCAAGCAGCTGCTCGAGGTCCAGGGCATCGGCCCCAAGATGGCCGACAAGATCCTCGAGTTCGCCGCCACCGGCGAGGTGAAGGAGCACAAGGAGCTCGCCTCGCGCGTGCCGCCGGGCCTGCTCATGCTCCTTCAAATCCCCGGCCTGGGCCCCAAGATCGTCCGCGCCATGTGGACGCAGTGCAGCATCTGCGACATCCCCAGCCTCAAGAAGTGCATCGACGACGGCACCATTCTCGGCGTGCCCCGCATGGGGCAGAAGCAGGTGAACAAGATCAAGGCCGCGATCGCGCTGGCCGAGCAGGGGCAGCAGCGGCTGTGGCTGGGGCGGGCCTACGCCCTGGCTGAGCGGTTCGCCAGCCGCCTGCGCGAGCTGCCCATGGTTGAGCGCGTGGAGCCCGCCGGCTCGCTGCGGCGCGGGCGCGACACCGTCGGCGACATCGACATCCTCGTCGCCATCAGGCCCGGGCACGACCACGAGGCCGCGCAGATTGGTGAGGCCTTCCGCACCACGCCCGGCGTCACGCAGGTGCTGGTCGCGGGCGACAACAAGTCCTCCGTCCGCGCCAGCCTCAACTTCGACGTGGGCCGCTGGAAGCGCACCGTCGATGAGGGCGAGCAGGGCCCCACGATCCAGGTCGACCTCCGCGTGCTGCCCCTCGCCTCCTGGGGCGCGGCCCTCATGTACTTCACCGGCAGCAAGGAGCACAACGTCCGCCTCCGCGAGCGCGCCCTCAAGATGGGCATGACCCTCAACGAGTGGGGCCTCTTCCCCGAGGACGACGAGAAGACCCCGCCCCAGGCCCGCGGCGTCAAGCCAGTCGCCGCCGCGACCGAAGAAGAGGTCTACGCCGCCCTCAAGCTCCCGTACATCCCGCCCGAGTGCCGCGAGGACCGCGGCGAGTGCGACTGCAACACGCCGATCCGCCTGGTCGAGGTCGCCGACATCAAGGCCGAGCTGCACGCCCACACCACCGCCTCCGACGGCCAGCTCTCGATCGAGGAGCTGGCCGAGGCCGCGAAGGCCCGTGGCTACCACACGATCGCCGTGACCGACCACTCGCGCTCATCGGCCGTCGCCGGCGGCCTCACGGTCGAGCGGCTGCTGACGCACATCAACGCGGTGCGCTCGGCGAAGGTCAAGGGCATCACCATCCTCGCGGGCAGCGAGGTTGACATCCTCGCCGACGGCACGCTCGACTACCCCGACGACATCCTCAAGCAGCTTGACATCGTCGTCGCCTCGCCGCACGCGGGGCTAACGCAGGACCCCCCCACCGCCACCGCGCGCATGCTCAAGGCGATCGGCAACCCCTATGTGCACATCGTCGGGCACCCCACCGGCCGCCTGATCAACCGGCGCGCCGGCCTCTCCCCCGACCTCGCGGCCATCATCAAGGCGGCGCAGGAGCACGACGTCGCACTCGAGATCAACAGCCACTGGATGCGCCTGGACCTGCGCGACTCGCACGTGCGCGAGGCTGTAAAGGCCGGGTGCAAGATCGCCATCGACTGCGACGTGCACGCCCGCGATGAGTTCGACAACATCCGCTTCGGCGTGGCCACCGGCCGGCGCGGCTGGCTGACGCCGGAGCTGTGCATCAACACGTGGGACGCGGAGCGGCTGCATGGGTGGTTAAAGAGCAAGGGCGGGCGCTAA
- a CDS encoding TerC family protein, translated as MFLTMAAETAAAATNTSLWDFSQLIAPEHLGPNLIALLTLTLLEVVLGIDNIVFIAIIAGKLPEEQRDRARKMGLMLAVVTRIGLLTLISVILQLANKTLFAIDFNVLGRQLQHDFSWKDLIIAVGGLFLIWKATHEIHAYVEGDPEKEVKSKKAATFGAVIGQILVVDLVFSIDSVITAVGMARNIYVMMAAVLISVGVMLAASGAISRFINRHPTMKMLALSFLLMIGLILIIESFGGHISKGYLYFAMAFSLIVEVLNIRSRKKRGLDKGSPNVNVPVDPSKPAAPAPAPAH; from the coding sequence ATGTTCCTGACCATGGCGGCGGAGACGGCAGCGGCGGCGACGAACACCTCGTTGTGGGACTTTTCACAGCTGATCGCGCCCGAGCACCTCGGGCCGAACCTGATCGCGCTGCTCACACTGACGCTGCTCGAGGTCGTCCTGGGGATCGACAACATCGTGTTCATCGCCATCATCGCAGGCAAGCTGCCCGAGGAGCAGCGGGACAGAGCCCGCAAGATGGGCCTGATGCTGGCGGTGGTGACGCGCATCGGGCTGCTGACGCTCATCTCCGTCATCCTGCAGCTCGCGAACAAGACGCTGTTCGCCATCGACTTCAACGTTCTGGGCCGGCAGCTCCAGCACGACTTCTCGTGGAAGGACCTCATCATCGCGGTGGGCGGCCTGTTCCTGATCTGGAAGGCGACACACGAGATCCACGCGTACGTGGAGGGCGACCCCGAGAAGGAGGTCAAGTCGAAGAAGGCGGCGACGTTCGGGGCCGTGATCGGGCAGATTCTCGTCGTGGACCTGGTGTTCTCGATCGACTCGGTGATCACCGCGGTGGGAATGGCCCGCAACATCTATGTGATGATGGCCGCGGTTCTGATCTCGGTGGGCGTGATGCTCGCGGCGAGCGGGGCGATCTCGCGGTTCATCAACCGGCACCCGACAATGAAGATGCTGGCGCTGTCGTTCCTGCTGATGATCGGCCTGATCCTGATCATCGAGTCCTTCGGCGGGCACATCAGCAAGGGCTATCTCTACTTCGCCATGGCGTTCTCGCTCATTGTCGAGGTGCTGAACATCCGCAGCCGCAAGAAGCGCGGGCTCGATAAGGGCTCGCCCAACGTCAACGTGCCGGTCGATCCATCGAAGCCCGCAGCGCCTGCTCCAGCGCCGGCTCACTGA